GACTCCTCGCGGCCGGGTCCTGGCCCACCAAGGCGTGGCCGGTCTCGCACAGCGCCGTGCTCGCGCGCGAACTGTCCGCGGCCGGTTACGAGGTGCTGCTGCTCGCGGGGCCGGGCGAGGCCGGCGTCACCCGGCGGCTCGCCGGCCTCGCTCCGGAGGTGCGCGCGCTTCCGCCGTGCGGCGTCGGTCCGCTCGTCGCGGTGATCGCCCGGCTGCGCGCGGTGGTCGGCACCGACAGCGGGCCGCGGCACGTCGCGGCCGCGCTCGGCGTGCCGACGTTCTCGTGGTTCGGGCCGACCCATCCGGACACGTGGAATCCGCCCGGCGACGCGCACGGCTTCTGGGCGACGGACCTGCCCTGCCGGGCCTGTGACCTCACCGCCTGCCCGCACTGGAACTGCCTGCCCTCGCTGTCCCCCGGCGACGGCAGCGCGCTGGTTCTGGCCCACCTCGAAAGGCACGCGCGCGATGGCCGGTGAACTGCCGATCTCGGTGCTGCTGCTCGCGCGCGACGAGACCCGCGACCTCGAGGAGCTGCTGCCGACGCTGGCGTTCGCGCGCGAAGTGGTGGTGGTGTGGGATCCGCGGGGTGAGCGGGCGACGCGTGACGCCGCCGAACGGCTCGGCGCCCGCGTGCACGAGCGACGCTTCGAGGGTTTCGGCCCGCAGCGCCGGCATGCGCTCGAGCAGTGCACGCAGGACTGGGTGCTGTGGCTGGACGCCGACGAACGCCTGACGGGCGAATCGCTGCCCACGCTGCGGCGGCTCACGGCCCTGCCAGCCGATCGCTCGCTCGTGGCGGCGCGCCGGCGGACGTGGTTCCTCGGGCGCCGGATCCGCTGGTGCGGCTGGGGGGACGAGTGGTTGCCGCGGCTGTTCGGCCGGCGGGCCGCGAGCTTCGACGACGCGACGGTGCACGAGCAGGTTCGGATCGGGAACGCGCGCGTGCTGCGCGCGCCCGGGCCGTTCGAGATCGAGCACCACAGCTACCGCACGCTGGAGGACTGCTTCCTCAAGATGCGGCGCTACGCGTCCGCCGGCGCCGAACAGGACTGGGCGCGGGGGCGCCGCGCGGGGGCCCTCGACCTCCTGCTGCGGCCGCCGCTGCGCTTCGCGCGCCAGTACGTCGCGCAGCTCGGGTTCCTCGACGGCGTCCACGGCCTCGTGCTGTGCGGATTCGCCGCCGCGCAGGTGTTCCTCAAGTACGCCGCGCTCTGGGACCGGGGCCGGCGCGAGGGAAGGCGCTGACGATGCGCCGGATCTGCTTCTTCGGCGCCTGGGACCCGGACTATCCGCGCAACCGCATCCTGCGCGAGGGCCTGCGGCGCGCCGGCTGCGGCGTGCTCGAGGCGAGGGCGCGGGAGACGCGCGCGTTCCGCCGCTGGCCGGCGCTCGTCTCATCCTGGCGGCGGGTGGCCCGCGAAACCGACGTGATGTTCGTGCCCGAGTTTCGCCACAAGGACGTGCCGCTCGCTCGTCTGCTGCGCGGCCGCCGGCCGCTGGTCTTCGACCCGCTGGTTTCGCGCTGGGACACGCTGGTCGGCGACTGGCGGCTGCACGGAGCGTCGTCGGCCCAGGCGCGCTGGAACCGCGCGCTCGACCGCTGGAGCCTGGGCTGCGCCGACCTGGTGCTGTGCGACACCTGGGCGCACGGCGAACTGTTCGAGTCGCTGGGGGCGCGGCGCGCGCGCCTGCGCCGCGTGCTGGTCGGCGCCGAGGACGTGTTCTTCTCGATCGGCCCGCCGCCGGCCCCTGAGCCGCTGCGGATCCTTTATGTCGGCGGGTTCCTGCCGCTGCACGGCACGCCCACCATCATCGAGGCCGCGGCCGCGCTCGAGGCGCGCGGCGCCGCGCTCCCGCCCTGGACGCTGCGGATGGTGGGGACCGGCATCGAGTACGAGAGCTGCAGGGCGCTCGCGGCCCAACGGCGGCTCACGCGGATCGAGTTCGCGGGCCGTCGCCCCTACGACGAGGCGC
The DNA window shown above is from Candidatus Eisenbacteria bacterium and carries:
- a CDS encoding glycosyltransferase family 2 protein; amino-acid sequence: MAGELPISVLLLARDETRDLEELLPTLAFAREVVVVWDPRGERATRDAAERLGARVHERRFEGFGPQRRHALEQCTQDWVLWLDADERLTGESLPTLRRLTALPADRSLVAARRRTWFLGRRIRWCGWGDEWLPRLFGRRAASFDDATVHEQVRIGNARVLRAPGPFEIEHHSYRTLEDCFLKMRRYASAGAEQDWARGRRAGALDLLLRPPLRFARQYVAQLGFLDGVHGLVLCGFAAAQVFLKYAALWDRGRREGRR
- a CDS encoding glycosyltransferase translates to MRRICFFGAWDPDYPRNRILREGLRRAGCGVLEARARETRAFRRWPALVSSWRRVARETDVMFVPEFRHKDVPLARLLRGRRPLVFDPLVSRWDTLVGDWRLHGASSAQARWNRALDRWSLGCADLVLCDTWAHGELFESLGARRARLRRVLVGAEDVFFSIGPPPAPEPLRILYVGGFLPLHGTPTIIEAAAALEARGAALPPWTLRMVGTGIEYESCRALAAQRRLTRIEFAGRRPYDEAPREIAAAHLVLGAFGAGDKTARVIPHKLWQGLAAGRAVVTGDGPGVREVFTDGVHLSLAPRGEAGALADALASLLVAAPLRASLAAAGHARAVEIGTPEAVGRTLAGAIAEVAA